A genomic stretch from Selenomonas sp. AB3002 includes:
- a CDS encoding methionine ABC transporter ATP-binding protein gives MIKLSHIEKTYDSPSGPVPALKGIDLHIAKGEIYGIIGLSGAGKSTLVRCINLLERPTAGQVIVDGKDMMSLSAAELREARKDIGMIFQHFNLLSSATVYDNIAFPLRLSGTEEGKIREKVEPLLKLVGLENKASQYPSQLSGGQKQRVGIARALASDPKVLLCDEATSALDPQTTRSILELIKDINDKLHLTVVVITHEMQVIKDLCDKVAVIDKGIIAEEGTVLEVFTNPKEPITKEFISVLLSNELPVAFRGGAIEQEYSEDSYLLLRLTFIGESADDPVLAGMIRQFPEVECTMLFGDLDQISGQPFGRMIIGLTGRKERIQAAMEYLAAKDLKEEVIGYVRRHDHAAL, from the coding sequence CCGGTTCCGGCGCTGAAGGGGATTGACCTGCATATCGCCAAGGGAGAAATTTACGGCATCATCGGCCTGTCCGGTGCCGGCAAGTCTACCCTTGTGCGCTGCATCAACCTTTTGGAGCGACCCACGGCGGGGCAGGTAATCGTGGACGGCAAGGACATGATGTCCCTTTCTGCCGCAGAATTGCGGGAGGCCCGGAAGGACATAGGCATGATTTTCCAGCACTTCAACCTGCTGTCCTCTGCCACAGTCTATGACAACATCGCCTTCCCCCTGCGCCTCAGCGGCACAGAGGAAGGAAAAATCAGGGAAAAGGTAGAACCTCTCCTGAAACTGGTGGGACTGGAGAACAAGGCTTCCCAGTATCCCTCCCAGCTTTCCGGCGGCCAGAAGCAGCGGGTGGGCATAGCCCGCGCCCTGGCGTCTGACCCGAAAGTGCTGCTCTGCGACGAGGCCACCAGCGCCCTGGACCCCCAGACCACCCGCTCCATCCTGGAGCTCATCAAGGACATCAATGACAAACTGCACCTCACCGTGGTGGTCATCACCCATGAGATGCAGGTCATCAAGGACCTCTGCGACAAGGTGGCGGTCATCGACAAGGGCATCATCGCCGAGGAAGGTACGGTGCTGGAAGTCTTTACGAATCCCAAAGAGCCCATCACCAAGGAGTTCATCTCCGTACTGCTGTCCAATGAGCTGCCCGTGGCTTTCCGGGGAGGCGCCATAGAGCAGGAATACAGCGAGGATTCTTACCTCCTGCTGCGGCTGACCTTTATCGGCGAATCTGCCGATGACCCGGTGCTGGCAGGCATGATCCGCCAGTTCCCCGAGGTAGAATGCACCATGCTCTTCGGGGACCTGGACCAGATTTCCGGCCAGCCCTTCGGACGCATGATCATCGGCCTCACAGGCCGGAAAGAACGCATCCAGGCAGCTATGGAATACCTGGCCGCCAAAGACCTGAAAGAGGAGGTGATCGGTTATGTCAGAAGACATGATCATGCTGCTCTTTAA
- a CDS encoding methionine ABC transporter permease: protein MSEDMIMLLFKALGETVYMVAVSMVIATILGVPLGVLLHTTEKGGILSAPALNKVIGSVVNAVRSIPFIILMVAIIPLTRLIVGSAIGTTAAMVPLVIASIPFIGRQVETSLKEVPFGLIEAAQSMGASPMQIIWKVLIPESLPSIVAQLTTVIIALVGESAMAGAIGGGGLGDLAIRYGYQRFRPEVMLATVVILIVLVQLVQLLGGTLAKKLDKR from the coding sequence ATGTCAGAAGACATGATCATGCTGCTCTTTAAGGCTTTGGGCGAGACAGTCTACATGGTAGCCGTGTCCATGGTGATTGCCACGATCTTGGGCGTCCCCTTGGGAGTGCTCTTGCACACCACGGAAAAAGGCGGCATCCTTTCCGCACCGGCCCTGAACAAAGTCATTGGCTCAGTGGTCAATGCCGTCCGCTCCATCCCCTTCATCATCTTGATGGTAGCAATCATACCTCTTACCCGTCTGATTGTGGGTTCTGCCATCGGCACCACCGCGGCCATGGTCCCTCTGGTGATTGCCAGCATTCCCTTCATCGGGAGGCAGGTGGAGACCAGCCTGAAGGAAGTGCCCTTCGGCCTCATTGAGGCGGCCCAGTCCATGGGGGCAAGCCCCATGCAGATCATCTGGAAGGTGCTGATACCTGAGTCTTTGCCCTCCATCGTGGCACAGCTTACTACCGTCATCATCGCCCTGGTGGGCGAATCTGCCATGGCAGGCGCCATCGGCGGCGGCGGATTGGGTGACCTGGCTATCCGCTATGGTTATCAGCGCTTCCGCCCGGAAGTCATGCTGGCCACGGTGGTCATTCTTATTGTGTTAGTCCAGTTAGTGCAGCTCTTGGGAGGTACACTGGCTAAGAAATTAGATAAGCGTTAA
- a CDS encoding MetQ/NlpA family ABC transporter substrate-binding protein, giving the protein MKKKVLSMLAALSVAALAFTGCGGDTAGNSSSSAAKTLKVGATAVPHAEILEAVKPVLEKDGVKLEIVEFNDYVQPNLALNDKELDANFFQHKPYLDNFMEEHKDVKLASAFGVHIEPMGIYSKKVKDLKELKDGASISIPNDPTNGGRALLLLEKAGLLKLKAGVGEKATVQDVAENPKNLKFQEVEAAQVPRTLEDVDAAIINSNFAMQVNLNPTKDTLFMEDSTSPYVNILAVREGDENRPEIQSLIKALKSDDVKKFIEDKYKGAVVPAF; this is encoded by the coding sequence ATGAAGAAAAAAGTTCTTTCTATGCTGGCAGCTTTGTCTGTGGCTGCTTTGGCCTTTACGGGCTGCGGCGGGGATACTGCAGGCAACAGCAGCAGCTCTGCTGCCAAGACCCTGAAGGTGGGCGCTACGGCTGTGCCCCATGCAGAGATCCTGGAGGCTGTGAAGCCTGTCCTGGAAAAGGACGGCGTGAAGCTGGAAATCGTGGAATTCAACGACTATGTGCAGCCGAACCTGGCCCTCAACGACAAGGAATTGGATGCCAACTTCTTCCAGCATAAGCCCTACCTGGACAACTTCATGGAAGAGCATAAGGATGTGAAGCTCGCCAGCGCCTTCGGCGTCCACATCGAGCCCATGGGCATCTACTCCAAGAAGGTCAAAGACCTGAAGGAGCTTAAGGATGGCGCTTCCATCTCCATCCCCAATGACCCCACCAACGGTGGCCGTGCCCTGCTGCTTCTTGAGAAGGCTGGCCTCCTGAAGCTCAAGGCTGGCGTAGGCGAAAAGGCTACCGTGCAGGATGTAGCCGAGAACCCCAAGAACCTGAAGTTCCAGGAAGTAGAAGCTGCCCAGGTGCCCCGCACTCTGGAAGATGTTGACGCTGCCATCATCAACAGCAACTTCGCTATGCAGGTGAACCTGAACCCCACCAAGGACACCCTCTTCATGGAGGACAGCACCTCCCCCTATGTGAACATCCTCGCCGTCCGTGAAGGCGACGAGAACCGTCCGGAGATTCAGTCCCTCATCAAGGCTCTGAAGTCCGACGATGTGAAGAAATTCATCGAGGATAAGTACAAGGGTGCCGTAGTACCGGCGTTCTAA
- a CDS encoding PD-(D/E)XK nuclease domain-containing protein, translating to MPYFSPCSSSFPAVCSEKIKDAGPLQGGPASFAGNLFSFVLLQPLPAVSRLVVYIFEFKVDKSAKEALDQIEEKGYAAPFAADERKLFKIGVSFDSKERSLAQWESE from the coding sequence TTGCCTTACTTTTCTCCCTGCTCCAGTTCATTTCCTGCCGTATGCTCTGAGAAAATAAAAGATGCAGGTCCGCTTCAGGGCGGGCCTGCATCTTTTGCTGGCAATTTGTTTTCATTCGTACTTTTGCAGCCTCTTCCTGCTGTCTCCCGTTTGGTAGTTTATATCTTCGAGTTCAAGGTAGATAAATCAGCCAAAGAAGCCCTGGACCAGATAGAGGAAAAAGGTTATGCTGCGCCCTTTGCTGCAGATGAGAGAAAGCTTTTCAAGATTGGTGTGAGCTTTGATTCTAAGGAACGAAGCCTTGCTCAGTGGGAAAGTGAATAG